A single Anopheles funestus chromosome 2RL, idAnoFuneDA-416_04, whole genome shotgun sequence DNA region contains:
- the LOC125764458 gene encoding mucin-5AC isoform X1, with protein MSSVDLRRGTVRWGRHRSAVQFATRLALLFASVLSSAYSSPVFPFTSFQASRNLRHLPCVVRNTGEEGICMFAIDCFKSNGTHLGVCIDKIFFGSCCQVNDDRLLFDPDITDNSIDHNSVGNFQHFPQSSVMNTHRKPPLTETRLPTTPASNGTKYELLSTSTTTRRTTAKNNRRTTSTVRTTKAPLKVQQKDDLQTTTEYQEFTTFQYVQSSKNPSGTQSIAASNGAVNKRPSPARPSVPSLVTQDNRTSTTRATTPKPYKNRRPTTNKTTTIRPPNRRPSQPLTTSTETPTTTPPLTTRKVSGQNTRQPTTSTTIGFRKPPSTIAAAQTQTTIGSRRPTTTQSSPKTESTTPSVTYSRRPTTSPSLVPLTKPTSNRRRPTTSTTPSTTTTVTAAPSTDTTRAPRPRPKPTSQVATVPATSLDHLIETHSSSSESSASAVVSTSPTKLTYPTTTVKVTHPTTPTPTPTPTPASSTKRTTQSEPSVQSSTVKVPGSSLELGDGGDLATLSRPGLVTWTSILEDAPTERPSVNQGPTTSNSWILIQTLTPEEVIASNQTNQHEPSSSTHIPPASVEVSFAQDTKLPIESLLPEAAYVYNTVQEEPAQNVLLLPDALSVHSQVTSTSRSPGQTNLESLEANAKTTESSFVSTGSYTKQSTIEPPSTTSTTVRHSSIVSSSTEGTTISTGPSSASSIAQLSITKPPHKPSSQAVEINVSLETTSASVTSTTISTAPTTTIPPASVASTHFTSSAAPTLTTSDMFASVSEQTSSASSEESGASSTTDGWSSSKRPIDTTSTTEAMLVRETTTAVEESIESATEGSGEEESGSGSEEGSSEEEEEEEGEVTDESEETIDATTTSIENVTDSLHKVTNESSTLMTSTPASISSSQSTTVSSTSATLETNTMAASTLSPVSISSGVTSPSSAPSTLSTTSSNTSTASPLPPVTSDRGPTTEGTTTGMPIKFPEQSVGNQSALPTTTTLAMLANVTTDGVTLAPDFLTTSTLPTLEGIDYRSVCGKRMFPEPRIVGGTKAAFGRWPWQISLRQWRTSTYLHKCGAALLNENWAITAAHCVDNVPPSDLLLRLGEYDLALEEEPYGYQERRVQIVASHPQFDPRTFEYDLALLRFYEPVIFQPNIIPVCVPENDENFIGRTAFVTGWGRLYEDGPLPSVLQEVTVPVIENKICETMYRSAGYIEHIPHIFICAGWKKGGYDSCEGDSGGPMVIQRPDKRFLLAGVISWGIGCAEPNQPGVYTRISEFRDWINQILQF; from the exons ATGTCCAGTGTAGATCTACGCCGGGGGACGGTGAGATGGGGTCGCCATCGCAGTGCCGTCCAGTTCGCTACCCGCCTTGCCCTGCTATTCGCCAGTGTGCTCTCGTCCGCATACAGCAGTCCCGTGTTCCCGTTCACATCGT TTCAAGCTAGCAGAAATCTTCGACATCTTCCCTGCGTGGTACGTAACACCGGTGAGGAAGGAATTTGCATGTTCGCTATCGATTGCTTTAAGTCGAACGGAACACATTTAGGCGTGTGTATCGATAAAATATTCTTTGGATCTTGCTGTCAAGTGAAT GATGATCGGTTGCTGTTCGATCCAGACATAACGGATAACAGCATAGATCACAACTCAGTCGGCaatttccaacattttccTCAGTCCTCGGTGATGAACACGCACAGAAAACCACCTCTTACGGAAACGCGTCTACCGACAACACCTGCTAGCAATGGAACCAAGTACGAACTGCTCAGTACCTCGACGACTACGAGACGAACGACTGCTAAGAACAATCGCCGCACGACCTCTACCGTGCGTACTACGAAAGCTCCCCTAAAGGTGCAGCAAAAAGATGATTTACAGACGACTACAGAGTATCAAGAATTCACAACCTTTCAATATGTACAGAGCAGTAAAAATCCTTCAGGCACTCAATCTATAGCAGCATCGAATGGAGCAGTCAACAAGCGTCCTTCTCCTGCACGTCCCAGTGTTCCAAGTTTGGTAACCCAGGATAACCGAACTTCTACGACTAGAGCAACTACTCCTAAACCTTACAAAAATCGTCGTCCTACGACTAATAAAACGACAACGATACGTCCGCCTAATCGACGACCTTCCCAGCCATTAACGACAAGTACGGAAACTCCAACAACGACACCACCCTTGACGACTAGGAAAGTTTCGGGACAAAACACCAGACAGCCAACAACTTCAACTACGATTGGATTCCGTAAGCCTCCTAGCACGATCGCTGCGGCACAAACGCAAACCACCATTGGCTCCAGACGACCAACAACGACGCAATCTTCGCCGAAAACCGAATCCACCACACCTTCCGTGACGTATTCGCGTCGACCTACAACATCTCCTTCGTTGGTGCCTTTAACAAAACCCACTTCAAACCGAAGACGACCTACGACTAGTACGACACCATCGACTACAACGACCGTGACGGCTGCGCCCAGTACCGATACTACCCGAGCTCCTCGTCCTAGACCTAAACCAACTTCACAGGTAGCTACCGTACCGGCTACATCGTTAGATCATCTGATCGAGACGCATTCCTCCAGCTCTGAATCATCAGCTAGTGCTGTTGTTTCGACTAGTCCCACGAAATTAACCTACCCAACAACCACTGTTAAAGTGACGCACCCCACCACCCCAACGCCAACCCCTACTCCTACTCCCGCTTCCTCCACTAAGAGAACTACACAATCCGAACCATCCGTACAATCGTCTACTGTAAAAGTTCCGGGATCTTCCCTAGAACTAGGTGACGGCGGAGATCTTGCAACACTTTCACGTCCCGGTCTCGTTACATGGACGAGTATACTAGAAGACGCACCTACGGAGCGTCCCAGCGTCAATCAAG GCCCAACCACTTCCAACAGCTGGATACTTATACAGACACTAACCCCCGAAGAGGTCATTGCTAGTAATCAAACTAACCAGCATGAACCATCATCCTCCACTCACATACCACCTGCATCCGTCGAGGTGTCCTTCGCGCAGGACACCAAGTTACCGATCGAATCGCTTCTTCCGGAAGCGGCCTACGTATACAATACGGTACAAGAGGAACCAGCGCAAAATGTCCTCTTGCTACCGGACGCTCTCTCGGTACATTCGCAAGTAACGTCCACATCTCGATCACCCGGACAAACAAATCTCGAATCCTTGGAAGCTAATGCAAAAACTACGGAAAGTTCTTTCGTTAGCACCGGTAGCTACACCAAACAAAGTACGATCGAGCCACCGAGTACGACAAGCACTACCGTTCGTCATTCATCCATCGTATCGTCATCGACTGAAGGTACCACCATAAGTACCGGGCCTAGCTCAGCGTCTTCCATCGCCCAACTGTCTATCACCAAACCTCCCCACAAGCCCAGTAGCCAAGCGGTAGAGATTAACGTATCGCTCGAAACGACATCAGCCTCCGTGACATCGACGACCATTTCTACCGCACCGACAACGACGATTCCGCCCGCGAGTGTAGCTTCGACTCATTTTACATCTTCCGCCGCACCGACATTAACGACTAGTGATATGTTTGCGAGCGTATCTGAACAGACATCATCAGCATCTAGTGAGGAATCTG GCGCATCCTCTACTACCGATGGTTGGTCATCTTCCAAGCGACCTATCGATACGACATCCACCACGGAAGCAATGCTCGTCCGTGAGACTACAACGGCTGTGGAAGAGTCGATCGAAAGTGCAACGGAGGGTAGCGGAGAGGAAGAGTCTGGCAGTGGCAGCGAAGAAGGCTCCAgtgaggaagaggaggaagaggaaggaGAAGTAACAGATGAAAGTGAAGAAACCATCGATGCCACGACAACCTCGATCGAGAACGTTACCGACTCCCTGCATAAGGTGACGAACGAAAGCAGCACCCTTATGACTTCTACCCCAGCAAGTATCTCCTCATCGCAAAGCACCACAGTATCCTCGACCTCGGCAACACTGGAGACCAACACTATGGCAGCCTCAACCTTGTCACCGGTTTCGATCTCCAGCGGCGTGACGAGCCCAAGCTCAGCCCCATCAACGCTGTCAACGACGTCAAGCAACACGTCGACAGCATCACCATTGCCGCCTGTGACATCCGACCGTGGTCCAACCACCGAGGGCACGACAACCGGAATGCCGATCAAGTTCCCCGAGCAATCGGTAGGCAATCAGTCGGCGCTTCCGACAACGACCACACTGGCGATGCTTGCCAACGTAACCACGGACGGTGTAACGCTGGCACCCGATTTCCTGACCACATCCACCCTGCCAACCCTCGAGGGCATTGATTACCGATCGG TGTGCGGCAAACGGATGTTCCCCGAGCCGCGTATCGTCGGTGGCACGAAGGCAGCATTTGGCCGTTGGCCCTGGCAAATATCGCTTCGTCAGTGGAGAACATCTACCTATCTGCACAAGTGCGGTGCGGCACTGCTGAACGAAAACTGGGCCATCACAGCTGCTCACTGCGTTGACAA CGTTCCGCCGTCGGATCTGTTGCTACGGTTAGGCGAGTACGATCTGGCATTGGAGGAGGAACCTTACGGTTATCAGGAGCGCCGAGTACAGATCGTCGCCTCTCATCCACAGTTCGATCCGCGAACGTTCGAATATGATCTAGCACTTTTGAG ATTCTACGAACCGGTGATCTTCCAGCCGAACATCATTCCCGTCTGCGTACCGGAGAACGATGAGAACTTCATCGGAAGAACAGCATTCGTTACCGGGTGGGGTCGTCTATACGAAG ATGGACCACTGCCGAGTGTGCTACAGGAGGTTACCGTGCCGGTGATTGAAAATAAGATCTGTGAGACGATGTACAGGAGCGCCGGTTACATCGAGCACATTCCGCACATTTTCATCTGTGCCGGTTGGAAGAAGGGAGGTTATGACTCTTGTGAAG GTGACTCCGGTGGTCCGATGGTAATTCAACGTCCAGACAAGCGATTCCTGCTCGCGGGAGTAATTTCCTGGGGAATCGGTTGCGCTGAACCAAATCAACCCGGTGTCTACACCAGGATATCTGAGTTCCGGGATTGGATCAACCAGATTCTACAGTTTTAA
- the LOC125764458 gene encoding serine proteinase stubble isoform X2, producing the protein MSSVDLRRGTVRWGRHRSAVQFATRLALLFASVLSSAYSSPVFPFTSFQASRNLRHLPCVVRNTGEEGICMFAIDCFKSNGTHLGVCIDKIFFGSCCQVNDDRLLFDPDITDNSIDHNSVGNFQHFPQSSVMNTHRKPPLTETRLPTTPASNGTKYELLSTSTTTRRTTAKNNRRTTSTVRTTKAPLKVQQKDDLQTTTEYQEFTTFQYVQSSKNPSGTQSIAASNGAVNKRPSPARPSVPSLVTQDNRTSTTRATTPKPYKNRRPTTNKTTTIRPPNRRPSQPLTTSTETPTTTPPLTTRKVSGQNTRQPTTSTTIGFRKPPSTIAAAQTQTTIGSRRPTTTQSSPKTESTTPSVTYSRRPTTSPSLVPLTKPTSNRRRPTTSTTPSTTTTVTAAPSTDTTRAPRPRPKPTSQVATVPATSLDHLIETHSSSSESSASAVVSTSPTKLTYPTTTVKVTHPTTPTPTPTPTPASSTKRTTQSEPSVQSSTVKVPGSSLELGDGGDLATLSRPGLVTWTSILEDAPTERPSVNQGASSTTDGWSSSKRPIDTTSTTEAMLVRETTTAVEESIESATEGSGEEESGSGSEEGSSEEEEEEEGEVTDESEETIDATTTSIENVTDSLHKVTNESSTLMTSTPASISSSQSTTVSSTSATLETNTMAASTLSPVSISSGVTSPSSAPSTLSTTSSNTSTASPLPPVTSDRGPTTEGTTTGMPIKFPEQSVGNQSALPTTTTLAMLANVTTDGVTLAPDFLTTSTLPTLEGIDYRSVCGKRMFPEPRIVGGTKAAFGRWPWQISLRQWRTSTYLHKCGAALLNENWAITAAHCVDNVPPSDLLLRLGEYDLALEEEPYGYQERRVQIVASHPQFDPRTFEYDLALLRFYEPVIFQPNIIPVCVPENDENFIGRTAFVTGWGRLYEDGPLPSVLQEVTVPVIENKICETMYRSAGYIEHIPHIFICAGWKKGGYDSCEGDSGGPMVIQRPDKRFLLAGVISWGIGCAEPNQPGVYTRISEFRDWINQILQF; encoded by the exons ATGTCCAGTGTAGATCTACGCCGGGGGACGGTGAGATGGGGTCGCCATCGCAGTGCCGTCCAGTTCGCTACCCGCCTTGCCCTGCTATTCGCCAGTGTGCTCTCGTCCGCATACAGCAGTCCCGTGTTCCCGTTCACATCGT TTCAAGCTAGCAGAAATCTTCGACATCTTCCCTGCGTGGTACGTAACACCGGTGAGGAAGGAATTTGCATGTTCGCTATCGATTGCTTTAAGTCGAACGGAACACATTTAGGCGTGTGTATCGATAAAATATTCTTTGGATCTTGCTGTCAAGTGAAT GATGATCGGTTGCTGTTCGATCCAGACATAACGGATAACAGCATAGATCACAACTCAGTCGGCaatttccaacattttccTCAGTCCTCGGTGATGAACACGCACAGAAAACCACCTCTTACGGAAACGCGTCTACCGACAACACCTGCTAGCAATGGAACCAAGTACGAACTGCTCAGTACCTCGACGACTACGAGACGAACGACTGCTAAGAACAATCGCCGCACGACCTCTACCGTGCGTACTACGAAAGCTCCCCTAAAGGTGCAGCAAAAAGATGATTTACAGACGACTACAGAGTATCAAGAATTCACAACCTTTCAATATGTACAGAGCAGTAAAAATCCTTCAGGCACTCAATCTATAGCAGCATCGAATGGAGCAGTCAACAAGCGTCCTTCTCCTGCACGTCCCAGTGTTCCAAGTTTGGTAACCCAGGATAACCGAACTTCTACGACTAGAGCAACTACTCCTAAACCTTACAAAAATCGTCGTCCTACGACTAATAAAACGACAACGATACGTCCGCCTAATCGACGACCTTCCCAGCCATTAACGACAAGTACGGAAACTCCAACAACGACACCACCCTTGACGACTAGGAAAGTTTCGGGACAAAACACCAGACAGCCAACAACTTCAACTACGATTGGATTCCGTAAGCCTCCTAGCACGATCGCTGCGGCACAAACGCAAACCACCATTGGCTCCAGACGACCAACAACGACGCAATCTTCGCCGAAAACCGAATCCACCACACCTTCCGTGACGTATTCGCGTCGACCTACAACATCTCCTTCGTTGGTGCCTTTAACAAAACCCACTTCAAACCGAAGACGACCTACGACTAGTACGACACCATCGACTACAACGACCGTGACGGCTGCGCCCAGTACCGATACTACCCGAGCTCCTCGTCCTAGACCTAAACCAACTTCACAGGTAGCTACCGTACCGGCTACATCGTTAGATCATCTGATCGAGACGCATTCCTCCAGCTCTGAATCATCAGCTAGTGCTGTTGTTTCGACTAGTCCCACGAAATTAACCTACCCAACAACCACTGTTAAAGTGACGCACCCCACCACCCCAACGCCAACCCCTACTCCTACTCCCGCTTCCTCCACTAAGAGAACTACACAATCCGAACCATCCGTACAATCGTCTACTGTAAAAGTTCCGGGATCTTCCCTAGAACTAGGTGACGGCGGAGATCTTGCAACACTTTCACGTCCCGGTCTCGTTACATGGACGAGTATACTAGAAGACGCACCTACGGAGCGTCCCAGCGTCAATCAAG GCGCATCCTCTACTACCGATGGTTGGTCATCTTCCAAGCGACCTATCGATACGACATCCACCACGGAAGCAATGCTCGTCCGTGAGACTACAACGGCTGTGGAAGAGTCGATCGAAAGTGCAACGGAGGGTAGCGGAGAGGAAGAGTCTGGCAGTGGCAGCGAAGAAGGCTCCAgtgaggaagaggaggaagaggaaggaGAAGTAACAGATGAAAGTGAAGAAACCATCGATGCCACGACAACCTCGATCGAGAACGTTACCGACTCCCTGCATAAGGTGACGAACGAAAGCAGCACCCTTATGACTTCTACCCCAGCAAGTATCTCCTCATCGCAAAGCACCACAGTATCCTCGACCTCGGCAACACTGGAGACCAACACTATGGCAGCCTCAACCTTGTCACCGGTTTCGATCTCCAGCGGCGTGACGAGCCCAAGCTCAGCCCCATCAACGCTGTCAACGACGTCAAGCAACACGTCGACAGCATCACCATTGCCGCCTGTGACATCCGACCGTGGTCCAACCACCGAGGGCACGACAACCGGAATGCCGATCAAGTTCCCCGAGCAATCGGTAGGCAATCAGTCGGCGCTTCCGACAACGACCACACTGGCGATGCTTGCCAACGTAACCACGGACGGTGTAACGCTGGCACCCGATTTCCTGACCACATCCACCCTGCCAACCCTCGAGGGCATTGATTACCGATCGG TGTGCGGCAAACGGATGTTCCCCGAGCCGCGTATCGTCGGTGGCACGAAGGCAGCATTTGGCCGTTGGCCCTGGCAAATATCGCTTCGTCAGTGGAGAACATCTACCTATCTGCACAAGTGCGGTGCGGCACTGCTGAACGAAAACTGGGCCATCACAGCTGCTCACTGCGTTGACAA CGTTCCGCCGTCGGATCTGTTGCTACGGTTAGGCGAGTACGATCTGGCATTGGAGGAGGAACCTTACGGTTATCAGGAGCGCCGAGTACAGATCGTCGCCTCTCATCCACAGTTCGATCCGCGAACGTTCGAATATGATCTAGCACTTTTGAG ATTCTACGAACCGGTGATCTTCCAGCCGAACATCATTCCCGTCTGCGTACCGGAGAACGATGAGAACTTCATCGGAAGAACAGCATTCGTTACCGGGTGGGGTCGTCTATACGAAG ATGGACCACTGCCGAGTGTGCTACAGGAGGTTACCGTGCCGGTGATTGAAAATAAGATCTGTGAGACGATGTACAGGAGCGCCGGTTACATCGAGCACATTCCGCACATTTTCATCTGTGCCGGTTGGAAGAAGGGAGGTTATGACTCTTGTGAAG GTGACTCCGGTGGTCCGATGGTAATTCAACGTCCAGACAAGCGATTCCTGCTCGCGGGAGTAATTTCCTGGGGAATCGGTTGCGCTGAACCAAATCAACCCGGTGTCTACACCAGGATATCTGAGTTCCGGGATTGGATCAACCAGATTCTACAGTTTTAA